The segment GAGCCCATAGAAAGCAGCTTAAAGGAGGAGACGATATGAATATAGTGATTGGCTTGCTCAAACTGATTTTGAAGATCGTTGCCGCACCAGTAGTGGTGGTGCTCACGGTTGCCATTTGGATGTGTGTAGGAATTGTTTATGTATGCGGCTTAGTACTGGGGCTGCTCAGTACGGTGGTTGCTCTGTTGGGCGTGGCAGTAATGATTACTTACTCTCTACAAAACGGCATCATTCTGTTGGTGATGGCATTCCTTATCAGCCCATACGGTCTGCCAATGGCAGCCATCTGGTTATTGGGTAAGGCTCAGGATTTGAAATTTACAATTCGTGATTTGGTTTACAGGTAATACAAAGACCTCCGGCGGATTTTTCGTCGGAGGTCTTATGGTTCGAGATTATCTTCTTGAAAAAGTGGTGATGCAAAAAAGGTGCCTATTCCAATTCCCAATCCCTGGCACATCTCATGGATGATACGCAACTTTACGGAATCATAAGAACAGTTAATGATATTGCCTATGGTGGACTTGGGAACGCCGCTTTTCATATACAGCTAATACTGCGTCATTTTCCGCTCCTCCAGCAATTCTGAAAGGCGTCTACTGACCGCCTGATTTAGCTTCAATTTCACTCACCGTCCCTGTCCCTGTACTAAAATTATTATATGGGCAGGCGCGTGAAAATTAGTCCCTGTGACTGTACTAATAGTGCTATTTGCGCTAAGATAGGATCAGGGGTGTTTTTATGACTGTGACCTTTTGTGGCCATGCACAGATCTTGCAAAGTGAGAAAATAGAGAAATGGCTATACGATGTTACGGAAAAACTAATTGAGCAAGGAGCGACTACCTTTTACCTGGGTGGTTATGGAGCCTTTGATAGCTTGGCGGCATCCGTTCTGAGAGTGCAGAAAAAACGGTATCCACATATTGAGTTGATTCTTGTTCTGGCATATCTTAACACCGGGAGGGGCACTTCAGGTTACGACAGCACCATTTATCCGCCACTGGAAACTGTCCCGCACCGGTTTGCGATTTCTCATAGAAACCGCTGGATGGTAGAGTCTGCTGATGTAGTCGTTGCTTATGTTCTCCATGATTGGGGTGGAGCTGCCACAACACTACGGTGCGCCAAACAAAAAAAGAAACAAATTATTTCATACTGTGACGAGATGGGCAGCTGAGACTGCCCATTTTTTGAAGGGAGGGAACTTCATGGCAACAACACGAATTATGCCGCTGCACATCGGCAAGGGCCGCACAGAAAGCACTGCGATCAGTGATATTATCGACTATGTGGCTAATCCCCAAAAGACCGACAACGGCAGGCTCGTTACCGGATATGAGTGTGATAGCCGGATCGCAGACACAGAATTTGTTATGGCCAAGCGTCAGTATATTGCCACCACCGGAAGGGTGCGTGGAAAAGACGATGTGATTGCTTACCATGTCCGTCAGTCCTCCCGTCCTGGCGAAATCACGCCGGAAGAAGCCAACCGGCTGGGCGTGGAATTTGCCAAACGGTTTACCAAAGGTAATCACGCCTTTATTGTTTGCACTCACATTGACAAAGCCCATGTGCATAATCACATTATTTGGAGTTCTGTCAATCTGGACTGTGACCGAAAATTCCGAAACTTCTGGGGCAGCACAAAGGCTGTTCGGCGTTTGAGCGACACCATCTGCATCGAAAATGGATTGTCCATTATCGAGAATCCCAATCCCCATGGCAAAAGCTACAATAAATGGTTGGGCGATAAGGCGAAGCCATCCCATCGGGAGCAGCTGAGAATGATGATCGACCAGGCACTGGAGCAAAAGCCTACAGACTTTGATGAGTTACTGAAAATGCTTTCCGAGATGGGCTGCGAAGTAACCCGGCGCGGAAAAGCAATTCGCCTCAAGGCTCCCGGATGGAAAAATATTGCCCGGATGGATGAAGGACTGGGAACCGGATATAGTGAGGCAGAAATTCGTGCGGTACTGGCAGGGAAAAAGCAGCACACACCCCGTAAAAAATCCACCGTACAAGCGGAGCCTCCCAAGGTTAATCTGCTGGTGGACATCCAAGAAAAACTCCGTGCTGGAAAAGGTGCTGGAGGAAAAAGCGGCAGCGGCTACAGCCCACCATAACGAACTGTCGGCACAGATCAAAGCGGCAGAAAAACGCATGGCGGAGATTGCTGTCTTGCGGACCCACATCATCAATTATGCTAAGACCCGCGAGATCTATGTAGCTTATCGACAGGCTGGTTACTCTAAGAAATTCTGCCAGGAACATGAAGCAGAAATCCTGCTCCACCAGGCAGCAAAAAATGCTTTCGACGATATGGGGGTTAAGAAGCTGCCCAAGGTCAGAGAATTGCAAACTGAGTATGCCAAGCTCCTGGAGGAAAAGAAAAAAATCTATGCTGAATACCGGCGTTCCCGCGAAGAAATGAGGGAACTTTTGACGGCCAAAGCGAATGTGGATCGGCTGCTGAAAATGGACGAGGAGCAGAAACAGGAGAAAGAAAAAGACCACGACCAGCGGTGAGCTGATCGCGGTCAAAAGCGTTCGCAGAACGCGTGGCCACAGGATAAAATCCTGTGTTCAAAGGGGCTTGGGGGCAGCGCCCTCAACAAGCGTTTGTGGCGAAATGGATAGCCACAAGCATTGCTTGCCGCTATTTAGTTCACCGCTATTTAGTTCATAAAAAATTTTCAAAATATAGTTGTATATTTTTTTCTGTGCAGTTATTATATAAATACCGTTTTATGATTTTGTTCTTTATAGGGGGATGGGAAGATATGGCACGAAAAGCCTATTCTGAAGAAGATAGAGTGCAAGTGCGGAATGCCCTAATGACCACCATGATTCAGTGTATCGCGGATCGGGGATTGATTCACAGCAGTATTGATGTTTTGTGCAGAAAAGTAGAGATCTCCAAGACCTTCTTCTACAGTTTTTTCTCATCCAAGGAAGAACTGGTGCTCTACGCCCTGCGATACCAACAGCCCAAGCTGCTGGATTATGCCAGATCCCTAATGGAGGACCCCGGACTCAGTTGGCGGGCGGGAGTGGAAACCTTTCTGAAAAACTGCTGTTATGGAGCTAAAAGCGGAGTTGCCGTTTTGTCCATTGAGGAGGAGCAGCAAGTACGCCACTGCCTTTCCGAGGAGAATTTCCAGGCGTTCCGGCGGGATCAGATTATTTTTTATGGAAAGCTGCTTTCCATCTTTGGCCTCCCTGTGGACAGTATTGATCCCCGGCTGTTTGGCAATCTGGCCCTCAGCATGATGATGGTACACAAAGCCATTCCAGACACCATGCCATTTCTATTCCCAGAGGTGGCGGAGGATATGGTGGACTTCCAGGTCAGGGCTCTGGTGGACGAGATGGAGCGGGTAAAAGAGCATGTGCGGTAGGTGAAAGCAAATGGATAGAGATGAGTACCCATGTCCAAACGGACGGGAAAGACAGCAGAATATCGTCAGACACAGAGCCTTGGGATACAGGTCTTGGTTCTGTGCGGCCTTTTCGCGCCCTGCGTCAGCCTGTCCAAATGACAGGGTGTCGCAGGGCATTTTTTATTGTTCGGAAAGAGGTGGCCTGATATGAGTTTACCAAAACGAAATAGTGCGGACGGGCGCTGTTACTGGATGAAGCCCGAGGTGCAGGAGGAACTGCAACCGCTCTTTGACCAGTGTATCCAGGATGCCATTGACGGGAGAATCACGCGGCTTGATTCCCTCTGGCCGCCGGTAGTGGTCAGCAGCGAAGGCGCACCCTTTGAGGTGCACGCTCTGGTGAGAAAATGGACCGAAGCGCAGCAGGCCGAGACCCTTGACGCGGAAAAGGCCATTGCTTTCAGCGAAAACCTGCGCCGCCAGAGCCGCTGGGGTGAAATTGACTACTATTTACTTGATATGCTGAAACGGGAGCTACAAGAGAAGTATTTTGTTGTGACAGGCAATGAAGATGATCACTTCTGGGATCGGGAGTATTCCCTGAAACCAGGTATCCGTGCAGAGGAGGTCCCGGAGCCGCTGCTGCGTTTTGCCTGCTATGTGGCGGTGAGCTATAAAGTGTATGGTTTGGACTTTGAGTATCTGGACGCCAATTACCTCTTTGGATTGGTGGAGAAAGTCCGTCCGGATATGGTGAAAAAGCTCCGGGAACACGGGACCGGCAAGCTGCCGCTCTCTCTGCAAAAGAGGAAAACAGAGCACTTCACTGCATCGGCCAACGATGCCTTTGCTGTGATCCGTATTACTGCCAGGGACAACACGGAGGAATGCTGCCGTGAAGTGCTGAACTACCTGTGTGAGATTCTGGAGCAGGAGGATTTTCCCCGCAGCTATGCGGTGGAGTTCAAAGGGCCGGAAAAGAGTTATCTTCCCATCACAGGACTGCCCAAAAAGGGAGTAAACCAGCTCTTTGCCTGTGCCGTGGAGTACCCCGGCCTCCACCCCCTGATGGAACAGTACGCCCGGCTTGCCATGCGGCAATATGAGCAGTACACCAATCTCAGCGATGAGCAGTGCGCGCTCCCCGGAAGTTTTGCCGTGTTCGCCCTGGGAATGCTGGGGCAAGAGTGGCGGCAGCTGGTATGGGATTATCTCGATCTCTGCGATGATGAGCACTCCCACTTACAGGAAAAATTCCTCCGGGAGTATGTGAAACAGTTCGGATTTACCGCCGATACCGTCCCTGTATTTGTCCGTGGGGTGCTGTCCATGCAGAACATGAAGTATTCCAAGGACTATGCCGCGTGGATGGCAAACGCAGAAAGCCTGGACGCTCTGCTGGAGGCAAAAACCCACCTGTCCGAGATCGTTCCAAGCGGTTTTTCCTCCGACGAGGATGACGATGATGACGAGGAACCCGCCGAGGAAACAGAAGCCAGCCCGGAGGAAGTGCTGCAATACGCATGGGAGACGGTCTGCTATGTGATCTGGGGAAAGGGCAGCGCCAAGGGTGGTCAAAAAGTGGTGGAAGCAGCTTCGGAGGAACTGAAAGAGCGTTGCCGGCAGATTTTTATTCCAATCACGGAGAGCCTGGAAGAAAGAGGTGGCCTGCTATGAGTTTACCGAAACGAGACGGCGTGCATGGCCGTTATTATCTGATCCATAAACCGGACACAGACCCCGAAGTGCTGGAACAAGCCGATCAGTGCATTCAGGATGTGTTGGATGGAACCGCAAAAGAAAACCATTCCGGCTACCCGGTGGTTGTTCGGAATCAAAACGGAACACCCTTTCTTCCCAGCCAGCTGCTGGAGCGGTACCTGTCCAAACTGCCTTTGAAGGGATTTCCCTATGCGGATGCGGTCGCCTTCTGCGATGCCCTGCGGCGGCTGGCGGGCTGGAAAGAGATTGACCACACACTGGGACAATACATCGAACATCAGGTGCAGGAGCGGTATTTTGAGGTTGGAGAGAAAGAGGATTACTTTTCCGCTTACCCGCCCTGCACCGTGTGGCCCGAACTGAGGCCGGAGGATGTGGATGACGGCCTGCTGCGCTTTGCCTGCTATGTGGCGGTCTGTTATACGGTATATGGAGCCAGCTACAACTCCCTCACCACCGAGCACATTCTCGGCCTGGTTTCCCAGATTCGCCCGGACATGGTGAAGCAGCTGAAAACGGGCGGCAGCGGCAAATTGCCAAAGGACATCCAGCGGCGTAAGACGGAGCATTTCACCGCATCGGCCAATGATGTGTTTGCTACCATCCGCATCACCGCCAGGGACTCCACGGAGGAGTGCTATGCTGAAATTCTGGATTACCTGTGTGCGGTGTTGGAGCAGGAGGGATTTCCCCGCAGTTACTCGGTGGAGTTCCGTGGGAAGGAAAAACTCTATCTGCCCATTCCCGGTCTGCCCAAAAAGGGCGTCAATCAGCTCTTTGCCTGTGCTGTGCAACACCCCAATCTGCATCCGGCTATGGCGCGATACGCTCGTCTGGCTATGCGGGAATTTGAGTGGTACCAAAACCTCTCAGATGAAGCCTGTGCGATGCCCGGCACCTTCGCCGTGTTTGCCCTGGGGCTGGAGGGAGAACCGTGGGCACCGCTGGTGACGGAGTATCTGGATCTCTGCGATGACGAGCACTCCTCCCTGCAAGGGAAATTCCTTCATGCCTTGATCCGAAAGTTTGGGTTCCAACCATGGACGCTGGGGGTATTGGTGCGGGGCGCATTATCTATGCAGTGGCTGGAGCCTGCCAGAGAATTCCGCAGCCTGATAGCCAATAGGGAAAGCCTGGATGCACTGCTGGCAGTCAAGCGCCGCTTTTCCGCTTATCTCCTGCCGGAAGAAAACGAAGACCCGAAATTCCGGGCCATCGCTTGGCAGAGCCTGCTCTGGGCCATCTGGGGGCAAGCCTCTGAAAACGGCGGCAGCAAGGTCATTAAGACGGCTCCGAAGGAACTGAGAGAAAGGTATCAGGAAATTTTTCAATAGACTATAAGGAGGACTCGGATGAGTGAAGTAAGCTATTCAAATGTACCTCCCATGATGGCTGCCATCAAAAGTGGTGACATAGAGGCGATTCGTTCCCTGCTTCACGCAGGGCATTCTCCCAATGAGCCACAATGCTATCATGTAATGATTGGAGATTGGCCGCGGGATGACGAAGCCTCTCCGCTGGAATTGGCTGTACTGGAAAATCGGATGGACATGGTACAGCTCCTGATCGAATGCGGAGCAGATTTGACCCATAACCCGGAAGAATTGCTTTGTGGTTCCCTGCGCAGTCAAGACCTGACCCTGTTTTCCTTTTTGGTAGATGTGGGAGTCAGAATCCCCGCAACGCAAAGGGATATATGCAGGCTGTTTCTCCACTTGGTGGATCGGGATGAGCCTAATGTACTCCCCATTTTGAAAAGGATGGGCATGGATTTGAAACAATACGGCGGTGAAGCCCTGCGCAGTATGGCGAGCCATGGAAATCAGCTGCTGGTGGAGTATCTGATTCAAAACGGGGCGGACATCAACTATCACAAGCCAGATATGGTGTTTCCCTACGCTTCGACTCCTGTCACTGAAGCTGCACGGCACAACGATTTTTCTATGGTGCGCTGGCTTGTGGAACAGGGTGCAGACATCACCATCCCGGATAAATACGGTGACCGGCCCTACACCGTGGCAGTACAGAACAAAAATCAGGAAATGGCCGCCTACTTAAAAGCTCTGGAGCCGGAGGAATGGCATAACGAACAGGAAAAGGCGCGTCAACTCATGCCTTACAAGCTGCCTGCCAAGCTGGTGGAATACTTAAAGACCGGCCCCTTGCGTCTGGAATTTCCAGAGCGGGAACTGGTGAAATGGGCGGAACTGTACCCCTACATGGATTTACAGGAGATGACCTGGAAACGGAAAAAGTTGCTCTCCCTTATGGCGAAAATGGACAATTACAGCGACTATTTGCTGCTGTGGAGTCCCAGAGATAAGAAACTCTGGTATCTGGACATTGAGCATAAGGAGTTTCATCCGTTAGCCAAATGGGAGGAATTTATTGCTGATCCCGGAAAATATCTTAATGGAATGATTGAGGGCGAGTTTGAGGAATAAGGAGAGAACACAAATGACAAAAGATCAACTCTTATCTTTATGGAATGCGGATAACTGGGAGGTAATGAGTTGCGGGGTCTACTTTACGGCTCACCGGGCAGATAAGGAACTGCATATCAACTGCAATGATTATACCGAGGCAGAGATTCTGGCAATGCCCTTCTGGGAGCGATTAGCTCAGGAACTGGATGAGCTGGACCGGCAGGCCCACGAGATCTTACAGAAAGAATTCCCTGATGATGAGGACATCCCCGATCTGCCCCTGACCGACATCACGATAGACAAGTCCGGCTGCTACGGGACATTTTCCCTCTGCTACGATACTGGGGACTCTCCGGCTGGGGAACTCTATCTCAATGTGTCCTTTGACGAGCAGTTCGTGCCAAGTCCGAAGGTTGGCTACGACACCTTTTAATACAGGGAGGCTCCCCTATGGCATTAAAAATGAACTTTCGTGAAGTCACCCCGGAAGATACCGAAATTCTTCGTATGATAGCGTTGAGAAACGGGAAAGCAGAAGATTACCTCTGCTGCGATGTTACCAATGAGGATGGTGTAACGCAGACTACCTGGTATAGTAAGGCGGATGTGGCCCTCTGGGGGGAGGATTATATCCGGGCGCACACCACAATGAAGTACAGCGATTATAGCGGATGGATCATCATTCTGGATATGGAGCCGTGGAACGATACACAGGCATCACCACG is part of the Clostridium sp. M62/1 genome and harbors:
- a CDS encoding CD1845 family protein; the protein is MNIVIGLLKLILKIVAAPVVVVLTVAIWMCVGIVYVCGLVLGLLSTVVALLGVAVMITYSLQNGIILLVMAFLISPYGLPMAAIWLLGKAQDLKFTIRDLVYR
- a CDS encoding TetR/AcrR family transcriptional regulator gives rise to the protein MARKAYSEEDRVQVRNALMTTMIQCIADRGLIHSSIDVLCRKVEISKTFFYSFFSSKEELVLYALRYQQPKLLDYARSLMEDPGLSWRAGVETFLKNCCYGAKSGVAVLSIEEEQQVRHCLSEENFQAFRRDQIIFYGKLLSIFGLPVDSIDPRLFGNLALSMMMVHKAIPDTMPFLFPEVAEDMVDFQVRALVDEMERVKEHVR
- a CDS encoding DUF6138 family protein gives rise to the protein MSLPKRNSADGRCYWMKPEVQEELQPLFDQCIQDAIDGRITRLDSLWPPVVVSSEGAPFEVHALVRKWTEAQQAETLDAEKAIAFSENLRRQSRWGEIDYYLLDMLKRELQEKYFVVTGNEDDHFWDREYSLKPGIRAEEVPEPLLRFACYVAVSYKVYGLDFEYLDANYLFGLVEKVRPDMVKKLREHGTGKLPLSLQKRKTEHFTASANDAFAVIRITARDNTEECCREVLNYLCEILEQEDFPRSYAVEFKGPEKSYLPITGLPKKGVNQLFACAVEYPGLHPLMEQYARLAMRQYEQYTNLSDEQCALPGSFAVFALGMLGQEWRQLVWDYLDLCDDEHSHLQEKFLREYVKQFGFTADTVPVFVRGVLSMQNMKYSKDYAAWMANAESLDALLEAKTHLSEIVPSGFSSDEDDDDDEEPAEETEASPEEVLQYAWETVCYVIWGKGSAKGGQKVVEAASEELKERCRQIFIPITESLEERGGLL
- a CDS encoding DUF6138 family protein, which encodes MSLPKRDGVHGRYYLIHKPDTDPEVLEQADQCIQDVLDGTAKENHSGYPVVVRNQNGTPFLPSQLLERYLSKLPLKGFPYADAVAFCDALRRLAGWKEIDHTLGQYIEHQVQERYFEVGEKEDYFSAYPPCTVWPELRPEDVDDGLLRFACYVAVCYTVYGASYNSLTTEHILGLVSQIRPDMVKQLKTGGSGKLPKDIQRRKTEHFTASANDVFATIRITARDSTEECYAEILDYLCAVLEQEGFPRSYSVEFRGKEKLYLPIPGLPKKGVNQLFACAVQHPNLHPAMARYARLAMREFEWYQNLSDEACAMPGTFAVFALGLEGEPWAPLVTEYLDLCDDEHSSLQGKFLHALIRKFGFQPWTLGVLVRGALSMQWLEPAREFRSLIANRESLDALLAVKRRFSAYLLPEENEDPKFRAIAWQSLLWAIWGQASENGGSKVIKTAPKELRERYQEIFQ
- a CDS encoding ankyrin repeat domain-containing protein, producing MSEVSYSNVPPMMAAIKSGDIEAIRSLLHAGHSPNEPQCYHVMIGDWPRDDEASPLELAVLENRMDMVQLLIECGADLTHNPEELLCGSLRSQDLTLFSFLVDVGVRIPATQRDICRLFLHLVDRDEPNVLPILKRMGMDLKQYGGEALRSMASHGNQLLVEYLIQNGADINYHKPDMVFPYASTPVTEAARHNDFSMVRWLVEQGADITIPDKYGDRPYTVAVQNKNQEMAAYLKALEPEEWHNEQEKARQLMPYKLPAKLVEYLKTGPLRLEFPERELVKWAELYPYMDLQEMTWKRKKLLSLMAKMDNYSDYLLLWSPRDKKLWYLDIEHKEFHPLAKWEEFIADPGKYLNGMIEGEFEE